Genomic DNA from Setaria italica strain Yugu1 chromosome V, Setaria_italica_v2.0, whole genome shotgun sequence:
GCAGAGCTGATCGATCACCCACGCATggaaccaaaagaaaaaaagaaatcaccACCGCTACAGGGCTTGAACGGCAAGACGCACAGTGTAATAAAGCAAAGGCTGGATCGATCGATGAGCGCCACGCACCTCCTTCTGCAGTGCCAGGGCGTTGAGCATGTCGAACACCTCGGGGTCCTCCGGCATGTCGTAGCGCTGCCTCACCGGCGGCTCCATGAGCTCCTCGAATGGGATCAGTGCTGCCACCGATCCAAATCATCAAGATTACCAAACGAACAGATGGATTGGACGCCATGGCGATCGAGTCGTGGCTTACGCGATCCGGTGTGGGACCAGAGGACGTTCTTGGCCTCCTCGCGGCCGTGGTGGCGGACGTGGAGGAGCACGAGCGTGTCGCCCTTGCGGACCAGGTTGTCGGCCGCCcaccgcagcgccttcttgctGCTCGCCGAGAAGTCCATCGCCACGCCGATCCTCCGCTCCGCCATCGCCGCTGCCTCGTGCCCGCTAGATTTCCCCTTACGCTTTCGCTTTGGTTATTATTGCGTCGGCCTCGATCTCCCGTGACAAACAAAGCTTGTGGAGTGCGATCCCCTGGCCGCGGCTCTCCCACTTGcgcgagacgacgacgacgacgaggatcgGCGCGCCGCGAGGCGCGGACTCTGCCTGTCACGAGAAGCGCGCGGGTCGACGCGACGTGGCCTGCTGGCAGGCGGTGCGCTTGGTTTGGTTCTGGCCCACAGGCCTTATGCATTTGTATGAGGCCCAGCCTAGCCCACGGTCCAAACCGGTAACCGCCTCATCACCAATAAATACCAACGTGTTATGCGGATCGACGCGTTGCCTGGCAGATCGGTATTTATCTTGGTTCTCGATCGATCCAACCCTAACCCCGCAACTATATAAAATAAAATCGTATCTATTCCTGCTCTCAGTTTGTACGCGTCGCCGCCGCTTCCGATCAGGTACACCCCTCCCTGGCTCCCTCATAGGCTTCCCTTGTCGTTAACCTCCGGTTTGGGTTGCCATCAAAATTGATATTCGTGATAGCAGCAGCACTAGTAGTAAGAAAATGCAATTTCAGTAGCTTTGCCAAAGCTTGTTGGGCATCCATGGGCATCACCTATATAGCTTCCAGGAACCACTCAGAATCTTCAATCAAATTCAGAGAAGActgaatatttcttttttcatggaAGTCATTATTTTGATGACGTGGAGTATCCGGTCGATCAGAAAAATGACTGGACATTTAACGGTTCCTCTCCATCGGTCTAAGGGGTCAGAAGAAAATTCATCGCAGAAATACTCTCTGTTGGCTTGCATAGAGTGAAACCTTTGGTGCAACCTGATATGATGGCTgtaatttttcatttttcatctttcgtctttctttctttctgcttgttttggaacttgattttctttaataataaattttagtaggagcttgcccctcctgtttcttaaaaaaaatgcaattaaaaaaaatgcaatttcagtaatgaattgaaatactaaCGGCCATATTAGAATGAAGGCGGGCGGCTGACGGTCTAGAGATCAACCATGGCTAGTGCAATAAGTAAGTTATGTTTGGTTTTTCATCAGTACCACCGATTGGTCTTGGTCGCTTTTATCAAATGCATATGGTATCCAAGTGAAGTGTTAACCTCAATCCATTCGCATTGGAATCCTATTTCAACCAATTTGATTCTATCAACAAATACTAGCTTATATTAGTTAGATTTAGATTTCAACAAATTGTCATCATGACAAATCATGTGCAAGTGCGAGATGTGTGTACGGTGTTAGTAGGGGAACATGGGGGGCCATTGCCCCCTCATGCTCAGGAGTGGAGACTAGTGGAGGCCAAATTAGGCTTTGGCTAGCCACATAGTGTTTGTGATTTGTAATGTCAACAACAAATGAAGACATTATATTGTTTTCATTTTGACAAAAAATTAAGGAACAAATTTATGTGCTTTCAGTTCATTTAAACATAGGGGATTGAAATAATATCCCACTGTTTTCTCAAAGTGAAACCAATATAACATGCCAAAACACTTTATGCTTGGGACTCCTTTTGTGTTGATGATTATAAGATAAATATTTAAAGAGAAATGTTATTTATCTATCGACTATCAGATTTATGCCTTGTGGATATGCTTTGCAAAAACTAACAAGTGGGCTAGTTGACTTCATTTTATATGATTCCTGGCTCACTGAGCTCTCTGTCCCTGCTAATACATCTTTTATTTTGAATGTCTTTCTAAATGTTCTGGCTTGTGAGGATTCCAAAACTAAAACACTAAAACTTCAGTTTATTATTACTATATGTACTAAGTTATTTCTGCACGCTGTATAATCTTGTTGTAATAGCCAAAACATAGAGTAGTTGGCACATGAGTTTTTTTTGTTGCTATTTTATAAGATTATTCTTATGGCTATACTTTTGATGTAGGCACAACAATGGGAGGGCTCTTTTTCAAAGTTCTAAGGGGAACGTCTAAGCTTCATTCtccaaaaaagagaaaaaggaccAAGGTCTAAATGCTTAATAGTCTATCCATCCTAAAGCTGAGTCAAAAGGAATACAGTTCATTTGCCTTGGTTTACATTGATGCCATGTTCCTATGTATTTAGCCATACATATACCTGTCTGATCTTGAAAACGCATGAAAATCTCATCacgttagggggtgtttgatacgaggtgctaaacttcagcagtgtcacatcggatgttcggatgttaattaggaggactaaacatgagctaattacaaaactaattgcacagatggagtctaattcgcgagacgaatctattaaggctaattaatccatcattagcaaatggttactgtagcatcacattatcaaatcatggactaattaggcttaatagattcgtctcgcgaattagattccatctatgcaattagttttgtaattagattatatttaatacttctaattagtattcaaacatccgatgtgacaggtgctaaagtttaggcagggtatccaaacaccctcttaattTCCTTTTCAATGCATACAAATTCCTCATCTGTTGTCTGCTCCTTGTCAGGTTCGACGAGAACAACCAATAAGATCGAGGCCTGCTGTCCATCTCCCATACTTTGGGAGATCGTGGCCGCACCTGGTTGGCCAAACAGCGTGCGAGGCCGAGAGGGAGATCGAGCGAGATTGCCCGGAACTCTACTGTGAGGTCGTCTCTGTGAACCAGCTGCTGACCATGTGTTACTGCTCACATCGCGTTCGGATCTTGGTGGATAGATATGGCGAGGTTGTAAAAATTCCCCACGTTGGATAGTCTCATCAAAGCCCAACTGCTAGGAATAAAATGAGACCTTTTTTCCCTTGGTTTTCTGATCAAGACAAGTGCTGCCACAACTGTTCTCGGTGCTAGCTAGGATCCATCATAAGAATCACCACTGTTTCATACAATGTGTGTTACCATGGGTTTTCATAGACCTTTATGCAGATCCAGGCAAGTTTATGATGTTTTCCTAATTGGGTCTCTAGTCTCGACTGAACATCATAGGTAGATGCTTTGTATTTGCAAACAGTTAAGGAAAATATCAACTGAAAGAGGTAGATGGTAGACAGACAGAAAGATGCACAATTAGTCGTCAGTCATAGTACGACACAAGCACTTAAAATGATgtttcctctctctttttaaTGCGAAAAATACATCTCTATGCATCTCAATGATGTCTGCATATGCTTGACAGTTTGAAAGTTCGCAACATGACTCGTGGCCTCGTGGGCTTTTTGCCTGTTCCCAAGCAAGCATCATGGTTGCTGTATGCTTTGAACCCAGCCCGTCACAACGTCCCGTGCGTGCTTGTGGCCCTCCTTGTTTAGCCCAACCAGGATTTGCCGGGTTTCGCCTTCATGTCATCATGTGAGTAGCGCGTGGGCCAGGCTGGATGCGGAGCGCGCGGGCAATCACACTGATGATGGCCCAGCCCATGGTCCAAATGATAAAAAATAGTAACCGGCGCATTATTATGTCAAGGCCAGCCCGATCAGGATTTCTCTCCTTGTAACTTGTACAGTCTCAGAATCAAATCCGGTTTCACCTTCACCGATCCAACCCTAATTTCCGCATCTATAAAATCATCTCTATTCCGCTCTGCACGttgactccgccgccgccccttccgaGCAGGTACCATCTGTTAGCTTTCCCTGTCCTTAcgttttgttttcttctgtttttaaatggtgaaattctTGATAGGAAAATACAATTTCTGTGATGAACTGAAGATGCTGCCGTTGTTAAGACTGCAAGCGCAgcgctgcactgcactgcagtTGCTGCGGCTGACGCTCTAGCGATTAAGATtaaccatattttttttttgtgtgtgtgtgtgatctAGAAAGCCAAGAGAAACCGTCAAGAGAATCCGTCAAGAGAAACCTTAACATCTATTCATTCCAAATGGTCCTTTGGTTATGGTATTCTACGTAAAAGATGTAGTCCCAGATTATAGCGTTAGGGTCCTGTTTGAATCAATTTGATTCTACCAGGAACTTCCAGCTTGAGAAAAGTCCCGTGTCCAATTTTTGACAAATTGTAGTCCAGATCAATCACAGCCACTTTATCCTCGAAAAAAGGGCGACCACTTTATATTGCCAGCAGCGAGGATTGTAACAAATACAGTGCGACTAGTAGATATTACTTCTACCCATCATACGTCTATATTACCTGTATCATGATAAATGCAACCTCTACTACATGTATCCAATGTTCTTATTTTGAATGTCTTTTTCTGCTCGTAAAGTGCTAGCTAGCTTGGTATTACCTTGTATTAAGAGCTTGCTGTATACGGCCCATTCCAGTTGTAATGATACGCAAAACAGACTATTCTTATGGTTATGCTTGTAATCTAGGTACGCAATGGGCGCCTTCTTTTTCAGAGTGTTACAAGGGAATCGATCAAGGTTCGTTCTCCAAAGAAGAACAAAAGGACTAAAGTATGATAGCTTAATCGTCCAATTTTGAAGTTTTGAGCGTGTATTCGTTTGGTTTATCCTATGTATTTGTGGTAGTACAAGTGAGTTCTGGATTTCGATTTGTCTAGACATAGTTACCATCTCATCACGTCACGATGTCGATTGCCAGATGTTGTTCCATTCACAAATTTTATTTGGCGGCAAGCCATGCATATACCTCCTGATTTGATTTGAAGATATATGGATATCTTATCATATATTTCTTTTTAATGTCATACAATTTCCTCATCTCTCATATGCCAATTGCTAAATTGTTCTTCCATTCACAAATTTTATTTGGCAGCAAGACATAGATGTACCTGGTTTGATTTGAAGATATATAGAAATCTTATCATATTTTCCTTCTCGATGTCATACGATTTCCTCATCTGCCGTCTGCTCATTGTCAGGTTCGACGAGAGCAACCTAGAAAATGGAGGCCTGTCAACAGTCTCCCATACCATGGCTGGTCGTTGGCCTTACAGCGAGTGAGGCAGAGAGGGTGATCAAGCGAGATTGCCCTGGACACAAATAGAGGCACATACTCAGTTTCTGACCTTGCAAAGGACACAAATGCAACCCTCAAGGCAGTCAAAGAAAAACAAAGTCTCATAGAAAACTTCAACACTCCTTTATCAATAGAGGCACATACTCAGTTTCTGACCTTGCAACAATGGACTTCGGACATTCATTTGGAGACACACAATGATACTGGTCTTATATCTGGGGTCACCTTCATTCTCTACAAAGAGGGGCTACAAATCAATCATGGGAACTAGGAATGTCCACCGAGCATTCAGATGGCTGTGGAGATCAAAATGTTAGAAAAAACACAAAATCTTCTTTTGGTTACTGCTCATGGGCAGGCTAAACACAAGAGATATCCTAAGAAGAAAATAGATGGCCCTTGATTCTTACCACAACGAGCTCTGCATCAGGCAAAAAAGAGAGACGGTATATCACTTATTTTTCCGCTGCAACTTTGCAAAAGCTTGTTGGAGAAGTATTGGGATTACATATGTACACACAAGGCCGATCTTGAACATAATAGAGCAACTAAAAAGAAAATTGGGAGTACCGTTTTTTATGGAGATTATAGTCTTGATGGCGTGGAGCATCTGGACAACAAGAAACAACTGGATGTTTAACAATATTGATCCCCTCAGCTTGTCTTGCAATCGGAATTTCGCCTTGGAACTTAAAGACCTCCTGCTTAGGATCAAACCAAGACATCAACATCTTTTGGAAGTCTGGATTCAATCCCTCtaggcttttttcctttttattgttTGTTTGTTCGCTTTTGtaatttctcttctttttccttttttttactgTCTTCAGTTTTAtccttcttttattttccttcttttaggcctctcctttgttttcttcttattggaaacttgctcctccgtttttttgctttatatatatatatatatatatatatatatttatttaatcaGTAGGGGCACCGAACCCTCCtgtcttttaaaaaaaagcgAGATTGCCCTGGAGTCTACTGTGAGGTCGTCTCCGTGAACCAGTTGCTAACCATGTGTTACCGCTCACATCGCGTTCGGATCATGGTGGACAGATACGGCAAGGTTATAAAAACTCCCCACGTTGGTTAGTCTCCTCAGAGCCCCGGTCACTAGGAACAAATTGGAGAATTTTCTTGGTATTTCTGATCAAGACAAGTGCTGCGGTTACTGTTCTCGGTGCTAGGATCAATCCTATGAATTTTACTATGTAGTACAGTCTCACAGAATTGGTGGCGCCATTGGTTTTCATAGAACTTGATGTTCCCTTTTTTGGGGGGCTCTTAGCTACGATTCATGATGTTTTGCTTAATTGGGTCTCCAATCTCGGGTGAAAATCATGGTGAGATGCTCTGCCTCTGCAACCTGAAAAAGCGATTTCACATGGTGAGAtgctctgcctctgcctctgcctcttCACTCATGCAAACCCCTGTCTTCTCTCAGgacatgtttagttactcccaactcccaactttgacactatgcaaaaagaagattccccatcacatcaaacttgcggtacatgcatggagtactaaatgtagatgaaattaaaaactaattgcacagttttgttgtactttgcgagacgaatcttttgagcctaattagtcaatatttggacaataattcacaaatacaaacgaaacgctacagtgtgctacagtgctgtaacagtaatttggcacctcccaaattccctaactaaacaatGTGGAAACGCACATGAGTTGCGAACTTGACTCGTGGGCCTTCTGGCTGTTCACATGCATGCAGTGTATACTTTGAGCCCGTCACAACGTCCCATCAAGTATCAAAAAAACCGTCCCGTCATTGCTAGTTTCTGCGGGTGCGGCCGGTTAGATCCAGGTTCTGGCCCTCCTTGTTTAGCCCATGTTTAGTTAactccaaaattccaactttagcactatgcaaaaagaagatttcccatcacatcaaacttacggtacatgcatggagtactgaatgtagacgaaatcaaaaactaattggacagttttgttgtactttgcgagacgaatcttttaaacctaattagtcaatatttggacaataattcacaaatacaaacgaaacgctacagtgttgctacagtaattttggcatcccaaagttgagcaactaaacaaggccttagcgAAGATCAATTCAGGTTAAGGTCAGAGTGTCAGACATGATGGCATGATGCTCAATTCAGGTTAAGGTCAGacatcattagcaaataaaAATGCCTGTCACAGGATGATGAGGTTAGGAACACGCGCGCACATGCCCCCATCGCCCAAAGTTGTCGAACAAGCAAAGCATCTAGGCACTGACGAGTGttgggggtgtttgatacgaggtgctaaactttagcagtgtcacatcagatattcggatgctaattagaaggattaaatatgagctaattacaaaactaattgcacagatggagtctaattcgcatgCGAATTTTAGATGTACATCTGCCCACGTCGTCGGCCGGCTGCGCCGCACCGCCAACTGCCTGCGGCACCACCCGCGCGGCCGGGGCCCANNNNNNNNNNNNNNNNNNNNNNNNNNNNNNNNNNNNNNNNNNNNNNNNNNNNNNNNNNNNNNNNNNNNNNNNNNNNNNNNNNNNNNNNNNNNNNNNNNNNGAACCCTCCCTCCCGTTCCATCTTGATCAGCCTGCGGCCAGCTGTCTGTCGCCGCGGAAAAAATCTCCCGCCACCACTCCATCGATCCAGCATGGCGGAAACGGTTCTCAACATTAGCACCTTGCACCAAACAAGGTTGATAAAATTGAAAAATTAGAATTTAATCCCCTCACTAAACTTTGGCACGGTTGGGGCTAACTCGCGAGACGAATCGATGCTCCTTAATTAGTCCTTGAtctatggactaattaggcttaatagattcgtctcgcgaattagactccatttgtgcaattagttttgtaattagattatatttaatatttctaattagtattaaacatccgatgtgacaagtgctaaagtttagcacagtGTTTCCAAATACCCTAATTGGAGagccatcccatcccattcttGTCCGCGGTCAACTCCGACGGTCGCTCAACGCTGCTCCACTTCACCATCTTCTAGCGGTTTCGGTAGCTCAAGTCTCCGGGCCATCGTCGGGTCGGAGTCCCGGCACTCTTTGGGTCGGGAGACCTGTTCCATCTGCCGGCGAACGGCGATAAGCCGATAAGCTAGCGCTCGGTGTGCACTATGCACGGCTATCCTGCAACCTCAAGTCCCCGACGTCACTGTCCGGCGAACCCGACCAATTATTTGCGCTCGTCTTCGCCGGGCGGTCACCGGTTAGGTCGCTGGCAGGAAAACGCTGCACCAAACCCACCGTCTCATCACTTTCCCAGCTAGtactttttttcctttgcttttccttttttttttcttttttgtaagGCGCCGCGACTCAATGAATTGGCCAAGGCTGAACGAGCCGAGACCACTCGAAGATAATTCGTCGCGACAGTTCAGAATGACAGGAAGAAACGCAACACAGCACGCATCGTGTCTTGTCTTGTCGAACAGGCCGGCCGGAGTGCGTCCAATAATTTTGCTGTACGTCAGGCGTCGTGAAATGAAATTAATCGGGAACTGCCTTCAGGTTGATTTGGTGTTTGGTGGGTTAGGGGATGATTGCGGGGCAAGTCGATCGGCGTCAGTGGTTCCCGCGAGCTGCTCGGCCGGGCAAAACTTTTCGTCGCCGAATGCCCAAAGGCGTGTACGGTCTCCGCAGGTGCAACGGCGGGGAAGATGGCCACGGTCCGTCGCCCTTGCTTCGGATTACACAGACTTGTCCGTGCATGATGGGGAGGTTTAGACTTGGGATTAAGACTTGGATTGCACTTCACATCACCTTCGAGAAGAGAGGAGTGCCCGGTCTGTCTCTCTCAGAACACATCCGTTCGATGTACTGGTCCTACTAAATACTGCGTGCTTAAATCAGCAAAGCAACTTGACGCATTTGGTGCGCGTCCAGTCCTGCGATTTTCTCACGACAAGCAATTCAGGACAACAACTGCCTGGGAAGTGTGTAGACCGGGATGATAATTCCTCCAATCGTACAAAGGTTATCGTATAAGCGGCTGTCAGAGGTTGCTGTCGTTGGCTGCATTTCAGTGACGCTGGCCATGGGTTGATTCAGTCTAGAAGAGCGGCGTACTCCCTGGCCTGACATATCGAGCGCGTAGGACACGACTTAGTGTATTTGGTTTGGttagttgtatcatttgattcatgtatgaaatatttttgtttggttgctcaTCCAGGATGATGTCATTCCACTTAAtgcattattctactaattagagtgaatcATATGGTACAAGCGTTGAACCACCCTATCCAAGAtcattcatgcatgcatcatgtggtgcatgcaaccaaacacaccttaaGTGTAGCCTGCTATTGAGCAACGGCTGACCTGATTATGTCTGGTTAAGAGTTAAAACCAATAAAGCATGTTTTTCTTTAGTAGTTAGTTTTTTATAGGAATAGAAATCACAACATTCAGGTCTCTTGCATCTCTTATACAATTTTTATTATAACACATGGATTGAAAAGTGAGGGGAAAAATGGAGCATCTCGAACGTCTTCAGTCCTTCGAGGAAAGACAGGAGGCAGATCCAGTCTGGTCACTGAAGGGCCGGCCTTCTCCTTGTTCATTGGATATGCAGCGGAACGAGGAAAGACGTACAGGAGCTCACCACGGTCCGAAGATGCGATGTTTTTGTGCATACTCTCCAAGTTTTTCGTAAGCACATTTCTCGTCGCAGTGAGCCCCGAGATATGTACGTTCATCGATGCCGCGCTCCGGCTCCTCGATGACGTAGAGCTCCTGACTGGTGGTGCTCGGCGACGGTGCTAACGATGCGACGGATGAACCCCTCTTCTCGTCGAGAacacggccggcggcgtgggccgTCACGATCATGGACGTGgtcgcgaggaggaagaaggctgcGATGGCGAGGAACCGGGCCATTCGTTATTTCTTCGTGTCAGAGTTTTCGCGTGCTGGTTCTGGCTTGGAGGGGCTCTCTGCTGCTTGCACGAGTTGGGGAAATTCGAATTCAGGTTTTATAGGTCCTCTGGGGAGGTGAATTTAATTGTAGCAGTGGAACGTCTTGTTCGGTTAAAGCGTGAGTGAATACCAGTACTAGAGCTGCtacgtttcctttttttttaaaaaaaatcagttttGGCTAAGAACTTGTAATAAGTGCTCGAAAGTTCTGTGCAAATAGCCTCTTTGGATGTTTTGCGGGTCGTAACAATAACATCAGGAGCACTCTAACTTTTTCAGAACAATCTATTATATTAATACAATAAAGCCACCACGTTCGTCGAGAGGGGCTAGAAATTTTCACGTTAattaaaaaagagaagaatatgcGGAGTTGGATTTAATGATAATCTAATGACCTATATTAAATCAAAGAGTCCATATCAAATATGAGTTATAAATGTAAAATTCATAATTAAACAATATAGTAACTGATTCATAATGAACAGNNNNNNNNNNNNNNNNNNNNNNNNNNNNNNNNNNNNNNNNNNNNNNNNNNNNNNNNNNNNNNNNNNNNNNNNNNNNNNNNNNNNNNNNNNNNNNNNNNNNGGATCTGTGTCAGATACACATCCGTGCATTTACACGTATCTGGCGCACATGCTAATTCCATGTGTTACCATATGTATTTGACAAGTCAAAAAGgaattgaaaaaataaataaataaaagaggccTGCGTGGATGCACAATAAAGAATATTCAATGTTCCGGTTAAATTCTCAAATTTTAAGCACGTTTCGTCCAAAAACTGTGGAATGATCTACACTTAAAAAAACAATAGTAAAAATATTCCAGTATCCTATACTATTTTCCCCTTCAGCCATTGAAGATATTTTGGTTAGTATAAAGTACAATCATTGCTCCCAACGTGTGAAGAAATAGTGTCGTGAAATAAAATTCTATGCACAGCTGCCTATATGGGTAAATAGCAAATTGGATGAGTGTGCGCATGCGTAAGCTATGTTCTTCTCTGGATTAGGTTAAATAAAGTAAGTCAATTAGGGCTGTACCAATATTTTTGAGACCCTGGTGCGAAATACAAATGGACCCTTATATTTGGAAAAACCCAAAGTATTCAGATTGGATTTCTATATTACATGAGTTTTACAATATACTAAGAACCACCACAAGAATTTATGCTAACGGAGTAAAGGGCGAAAAGCATACTTCGACTGGGTATTCTTGAGATGAGAGGGCATGACCACAGTCCGCTAGATGAGGACAGATCAATGATGCAGTGACAGGCTTGAGATTTGTCAAGCGCTAACTTGCTCTCGCTGACTTCGTAGCTTACAGCAGCCTTAGGACAGCAACtcgcggtggcggcgatgcCGCCTCGggcaaaagagaaaaatacaCGCCATTAAATTTTATAAAGATCTAACGGACTGTATTAAAAAAATCTACTTTCCCTTCCTAACTTAATACATGTCTTAATTGACATGTTCCCACGTTAACCAAAAGTATATAACCATCCATCTAATTCAATAATAATAACGCCATCTTGCCGTTGAAAAAAACACACTTAGGGTCCAAAGCTTATAACGGAAGTGCATGGCCCTTTTACTCCTTTAGagtaaagaaaagaaagactTGATTTCTTTATTTcccatatatgtatatatgtaagCATGTTAAAGTGTCCACTGCATCCAAAGAAGCAACAAATGAAAGTCATGTAAAACCATGTATGTTCGTGCGCACGAGATGAAGGTCCTTAAGACCAGCAACTACCGGTGAACGAACTTTGAGTTGCGCGCGTGTATCCACCCAAGAAGATTTGTGAATACTTATGATGTAAATTGATAAAGTGTTCACGCATCAgagtgaaaaagag
This window encodes:
- the LOC101778820 gene encoding universal stress protein PHOS32 produces the protein MAERRIGVAMDFSASSKKALRWAADNLVRKGDTLVLLHVRHHGREEAKNVLWSHTGSPLIPFEELMEPPVRQRYDMPEDPEVFDMLNALALQKELCVVVKMYWGDPREKVCDAVGELNLQSLVMGSRGLGQIQRILLGSVTNYVLSNASCPVTVVKSK